In Liquorilactobacillus hordei DSM 19519, the following proteins share a genomic window:
- the der gene encoding ribosome biogenesis GTPase Der, with protein sequence MANPVVAIVGRPNVGKSTVFNRIAGERISIVEDVPGVTRDRIYAHSEWLGQKFNLIDTGGIDIGDEPFLTQITEQAEIAIDEADVIVFVVSVREGITDADEKVARILYKSEKPVILAVNKVDNPELRGDIFDFYSLGFGEPLAISSTHGIGIGDLLDKICNSFPEKQSEEEDKTIKFSLIGRPNVGKSSLVNAILGENRVIVSNIEGTTRDAIDTPFISNQGDEFTVIDTAGIRKRGKVYENTEKYSVLRAMRAIDRSDVVLVVLNAEEGIREQDKKVAGYAHEAGRGIIILVNKWDTLKKNNRTMTEFEEKIRQEFQYLSYAPIIFVSAVTKQRLDKLPDLIKQINDNHQRRIPSAVLNDVIMDAIARNPTPTDHGKRLRVYYTTQVAIKPPTFVVFVNDPELMHFSYQRFLENQIRDSFDFTGTPVHLIERKRK encoded by the coding sequence ATGGCAAATCCAGTTGTAGCAATTGTTGGCCGGCCTAATGTTGGCAAATCTACTGTTTTTAATAGAATTGCAGGAGAAAGAATTTCTATTGTCGAAGATGTTCCTGGCGTAACAAGAGATCGAATTTATGCACATAGTGAGTGGCTTGGTCAAAAATTCAATTTAATTGATACTGGGGGAATTGATATTGGTGATGAACCTTTTTTGACCCAAATTACAGAGCAAGCTGAAATTGCAATTGATGAAGCTGATGTAATTGTTTTTGTTGTGAGTGTTCGTGAAGGAATAACTGATGCAGATGAAAAAGTTGCCCGAATCCTTTATAAATCGGAGAAACCAGTTATTTTAGCAGTTAATAAAGTTGATAATCCAGAGTTACGCGGAGATATCTTTGACTTTTATTCACTTGGTTTTGGTGAACCATTAGCGATTTCTAGTACCCATGGAATAGGTATAGGAGATTTACTTGATAAAATTTGTAATTCTTTTCCAGAAAAACAGTCTGAAGAAGAAGACAAGACAATTAAATTTAGTTTAATTGGCCGTCCTAATGTCGGAAAGTCATCACTTGTAAATGCTATTTTAGGTGAAAATCGAGTGATTGTTTCAAATATCGAAGGGACAACTAGAGATGCGATTGATACACCTTTTATTTCAAATCAAGGTGATGAATTCACGGTTATTGATACGGCAGGTATCAGAAAACGCGGGAAAGTTTATGAGAATACGGAAAAATACTCAGTTTTGCGTGCGATGAGAGCAATTGATCGTTCAGACGTAGTATTAGTTGTATTAAATGCCGAAGAAGGAATTCGAGAACAAGATAAAAAAGTTGCAGGTTATGCTCACGAAGCTGGACGAGGAATTATAATTCTTGTTAATAAGTGGGACACACTAAAAAAGAATAATCGAACCATGACCGAATTTGAAGAGAAAATTCGTCAGGAATTTCAATATCTTAGTTATGCACCGATTATTTTTGTTTCAGCTGTGACAAAGCAAAGATTGGATAAGCTACCTGATTTGATTAAGCAGATTAATGATAATCATCAACGCAGAATTCCATCTGCAGTGTTAAATGATGTAATAATGGATGCAATTGCACGAAATCCTACCCCAACCGACCATGGAAAACGTCTGAGAGTCTACTATACGACTCAAGTTGCAATTAAGCCGCCTACTTTTGTTGTTTTTGTGAATGATCCTGAATTAATGCATTTTTCATATCAGAGATTCCTAGAGAATCAAATTCGTGATTCATTTGATTTTACCGGAACACCTGTTCATTTAATTGAACGCAAGCGTAAATAG
- a CDS encoding pseudouridine synthase: protein MESNERLQKVMANAGVASRRASEKMILEGKVSVNGKVVRELGTKVSSNDVVVVAGKTLDTEKKVYFIFYKPRGVITAASDDKGRKVVTDYFKNIEQRIYPVGRLDYDTSGLLLMTNDGELANKMMHPSNKVDKTYVAKVAGVPENEDFKKLRLGVTIEGKKTAPAKAKLLSMDQKKNKSLVSLTIHEGRYHQVKKMFDAIGHPVEKLKRETYGFLTLDGLTSGNFRELTHDEIMRLKSK, encoded by the coding sequence ATGGAATCAAATGAACGTTTACAAAAAGTTATGGCAAATGCGGGCGTAGCTTCCAGAAGAGCATCTGAAAAAATGATTTTGGAGGGAAAAGTATCTGTAAACGGCAAGGTTGTTAGAGAGCTTGGTACAAAAGTATCAAGTAATGATGTAGTTGTTGTTGCTGGTAAAACGCTGGATACAGAAAAAAAAGTGTACTTCATCTTCTATAAACCACGTGGTGTTATCACTGCGGCAAGTGATGATAAAGGGCGCAAAGTTGTAACTGATTATTTTAAGAATATTGAGCAGCGAATTTATCCTGTAGGAAGACTTGATTATGATACTTCTGGTTTGCTTTTAATGACTAATGATGGTGAATTAGCCAATAAAATGATGCATCCCAGCAATAAAGTTGATAAAACTTATGTTGCTAAAGTCGCAGGTGTTCCTGAAAATGAAGATTTTAAAAAGTTACGTCTAGGGGTGACGATAGAAGGGAAAAAGACTGCACCCGCAAAAGCAAAATTATTATCAATGGATCAGAAAAAGAATAAGTCACTTGTTTCATTGACAATCCATGAAGGTCGTTATCACCAAGTAAAAAAAATGTTTGATGCAATAGGTCATCCAGTAGAAAAATTAAAACGTGAAACATATGGTTTTTTGACACTAGATGGTTTGACTTCAGGAAATTTTAGAGAACTAACACATGATGAAATTATGCGTCTAAAAAGTAAGTAA
- the cmk gene encoding (d)CMP kinase, which produces MGKLLQVAIDGPASAGKSTVAKLVAHKLNYIYCDTGAMYRAVTWAAIHDGIQLDDDESIEMILSNINIKFVPSTEGQRVFVNETEVTTEIRMPEISNNVSTVAAQVSVRKYLTDLQQKIARTGGIVMDGRDIGTTVLPSADVKIFMVASVKERALRRYKENIEKGIQTPLEILEREIEERDRKDSTRTISPLVKAVDAVQLDTTSLTIEQVVDKIMKIIEKKA; this is translated from the coding sequence ATGGGAAAGTTATTACAAGTTGCAATTGACGGCCCGGCTTCAGCTGGAAAAAGTACAGTTGCAAAACTTGTTGCACACAAATTAAATTACATATATTGTGATACAGGTGCAATGTATCGTGCAGTTACTTGGGCAGCAATTCATGATGGAATCCAACTTGATGATGATGAATCAATAGAAATGATTTTAAGCAATATTAACATTAAGTTCGTGCCATCGACAGAGGGACAGAGGGTTTTTGTAAATGAGACAGAAGTAACAACAGAGATTAGAATGCCTGAAATCAGTAATAATGTATCAACGGTTGCCGCACAAGTTTCAGTTAGGAAGTATCTTACAGATTTGCAGCAAAAAATTGCACGCACTGGTGGAATTGTAATGGATGGAAGAGATATTGGTACGACTGTCTTACCGAGTGCTGATGTTAAAATTTTTATGGTAGCAAGTGTGAAAGAAAGAGCGCTAAGAAGGTATAAAGAAAATATTGAAAAAGGAATCCAGACACCGCTTGAAATTCTTGAACGAGAAATAGAAGAGCGGGACCGTAAAGATTCTACTAGAACAATTTCACCCCTCGTAAAGGCCGTTGATGCTGTTCAATTAGATACAACTAGTCTAACAATTGAGCAAGTTGTAGACAAAATAATGAAAATAATTGAAAAAAAAGCTTGA
- a CDS encoding ECF transporter S component — translation MVYTATRRYVISASLAGVSYLLMFLSFVVVPLVPYMKVDFSDLPILFGMFILGPLGGIEIALIRSILYFIISGPSIDSLIGVTTNFFASMTLTLPIFYTLRKKYDVNIWNILRSILFGTISLTVILSLANYLVIMPLYMKVLGMNLSMPLAKFILIGVVPFNLIKGLLVGTAFWILFVKMKDWIVKQSVVLK, via the coding sequence ATGGTCTATACAGCTACACGTCGCTACGTTATTTCTGCTAGTCTGGCAGGGGTGTCGTACTTGTTAATGTTTTTATCCTTTGTGGTAGTCCCCTTAGTTCCTTACATGAAAGTTGATTTTTCGGACTTACCAATTCTTTTTGGAATGTTTATTCTTGGGCCACTGGGAGGAATCGAGATTGCTTTGATTCGTTCAATCTTATACTTTATAATTTCTGGTCCATCGATTGATAGTTTAATTGGTGTGACAACTAATTTTTTTGCATCAATGACACTGACTTTACCGATATTTTACACTTTGCGTAAGAAATATGATGTAAATATTTGGAATATTCTTCGTTCTATTTTATTTGGAACAATTAGTTTGACAGTTATCTTATCATTAGCTAATTATTTAGTAATCATGCCACTTTACATGAAGGTGTTAGGAATGAATCTGTCTATGCCACTCGCTAAATTTATCTTAATTGGCGTTGTTCCATTTAATCTCATTAAGGGGCTTTTAGTAGGAACAGCATTTTGGATTCTGTTTGTCAAAATGAAGGATTGGATTGTTAAACAATCAGTAGTACTGAAGTAA
- a CDS encoding segregation and condensation protein A: MVTSFENQKLTFKLKSFEGPLDLLLHLIKQNQMDIYDIPMAEITAQYIEQLHQMQTMELDIAGEYLVMASTLLNIKSKMLLPNHDEFEDNEIVEDPRLELVQQLLEHQCYQMAAENLDELFESRALHYTREQADEPDNTRKILLSEGQSAMLLQQAFVRLLTSKRTVIAKKGSIRKEHFTIAGEMTNILYCLSKKVSVSFDSLLLGQEIQVEKIVTSFLAMLELVKRGTIEIIQKQSLDTIILRSVVNAIDNSSRD; this comes from the coding sequence ATGGTAACTAGTTTTGAGAACCAAAAATTGACTTTCAAACTAAAGAGCTTTGAGGGACCTTTGGATTTGTTATTGCATCTTATAAAACAAAATCAAATGGATATTTATGATATCCCAATGGCAGAGATTACTGCGCAGTATATCGAACAGTTGCATCAAATGCAGACGATGGAACTTGATATAGCTGGGGAGTATTTGGTTATGGCTTCTACATTACTAAATATAAAAAGCAAAATGCTCCTACCCAATCATGATGAATTTGAAGATAATGAGATCGTTGAGGATCCAAGACTCGAACTCGTACAACAGCTTTTGGAGCATCAATGTTACCAAATGGCTGCTGAAAATCTGGATGAACTTTTCGAATCAAGAGCGTTGCATTATACTAGGGAGCAGGCAGATGAACCAGACAATACACGCAAAATTTTGTTGAGTGAAGGACAGTCTGCAATGCTTTTACAACAGGCTTTTGTGCGCCTTTTGACTAGTAAAAGAACTGTTATAGCAAAGAAGGGAAGTATTAGAAAAGAACACTTTACGATAGCAGGTGAGATGACAAATATTTTGTATTGCTTGTCGAAGAAGGTTTCTGTTTCTTTCGACTCTTTGCTTTTAGGTCAGGAGATCCAAGTTGAAAAGATTGTAACTTCTTTTTTAGCTATGTTAGAGCTGGTAAAAAGAGGAACAATCGAGATAATTCAAAAACAGAGTTTAGATACCATTATTTTGAGGAGTGTAGTTAATGCAATCGACAATTCAAGCAGAGATTGA
- a CDS encoding helix-turn-helix domain-containing protein, whose protein sequence is MNEKKWLLFFSDVQPRRHTVIRQVLCNKRTVSSLFWGMQYHILDWLNVEPNLNEQEFDLQITKLRNENYLEVTPTGLVLSPNGIIQKNNYQKSNYIITEPKLFQHINEKQWLDLLPLLIQVVSELSYHNRHYYVIGSSIRTQLFFRAWYQTVNNKEKLVTSLKHLLEAFLERFPKEQADIFMSLFSGHKTIGKTFQQVAMVLPDFSYEDVTTLWRDLGMQFALFLLRGDSVFKKLVVPINTEERLSKSASITYQLFNERQNIERIAKRRRLRISTIKEHLLESAILCDKFPYDSLITVEEYEIMTKTFTGDVTNWDYNQLSNRIEFFKYRLFQIERSKKIG, encoded by the coding sequence TTGAATGAAAAAAAATGGCTACTTTTTTTCTCTGACGTTCAGCCAAGAAGGCATACAGTAATTAGGCAAGTCTTATGTAATAAGCGGACTGTGTCAAGTTTGTTCTGGGGAATGCAGTATCATATTTTAGATTGGTTAAATGTTGAACCTAATTTGAACGAGCAGGAATTTGATCTACAAATAACTAAACTGCGCAACGAAAATTATCTTGAAGTAACCCCAACCGGTTTAGTCTTGTCTCCTAATGGAATTATTCAGAAAAATAATTATCAAAAAAGCAATTATATAATAACTGAACCAAAACTTTTTCAACATATAAATGAGAAACAGTGGCTTGACCTTCTGCCACTATTGATACAGGTAGTGTCAGAGTTGTCATATCATAATCGTCATTACTATGTGATTGGTTCTTCAATTAGAACACAGTTATTTTTTAGGGCATGGTATCAAACAGTAAATAATAAAGAGAAACTCGTTACGAGTCTAAAGCACTTGCTTGAAGCCTTTTTGGAGCGTTTTCCTAAGGAACAGGCAGATATTTTTATGTCCCTCTTTAGCGGGCATAAAACGATTGGAAAAACGTTTCAACAGGTTGCGATGGTACTTCCAGATTTTTCGTACGAAGATGTTACCACATTGTGGCGAGATTTAGGTATGCAATTTGCATTATTTCTTTTAAGAGGAGATTCTGTTTTTAAAAAGTTGGTCGTTCCCATAAATACAGAGGAGCGATTATCTAAAAGTGCTTCAATTACTTATCAATTATTTAATGAAAGGCAAAATATTGAACGAATAGCCAAAAGGCGTAGATTAAGAATAAGTACAATTAAAGAACATCTACTAGAGAGTGCAATTTTGTGCGATAAATTCCCCTACGACAGCCTTATAACAGTTGAAGAATACGAAATTATGACGAAGACTTTTACTGGTGATGTAACTAATTGGGACTATAATCAATTGAGCAATCGAATTGAGTTCTTTAAATATAGGTTATTTCAGATTGAAAGGAGTAAGAAAATTGGATGA
- the rpsA gene encoding 30S ribosomal protein S1: MSETDANKDLLEALDSVNEVKIGDVVKGEVLAVDDAKQVIVGIEGAGVEGVVPFKELSLKPDQEVSDDVAIGDVIDLVVISRIGSDKEGGSYLLSQRRLEARKVWDDIEKKFEAGETITAPVTQVVKGGLVVDAGVRGFIPASMVDDRFVEDLNQYKNQELELKIIEIEPSENRLILSHKEIVKVAREAKKAETLAKLVVGDVIEGKVARLTSFGAFVDLGGVDGLVHVSEISFERVNKPSDVLKVGETVKVKVLSVDTEKDRISLSIKQTLPQPWDNITEKVAEGDVLEGTVKRLTSFGAFVEVFPGVEGLVHISQISHKHIATPNEVLTSGETIKVKVLNVHADEHRLALSIKALEEKPSVAGEEKKQAASEEKVELPDESTGFTLGDLVGDLKDKDQD, from the coding sequence ATGAGTGAAACAGATGCAAACAAGGATTTATTAGAAGCTTTAGATAGCGTAAATGAAGTAAAAATTGGTGACGTCGTTAAAGGTGAAGTTTTAGCTGTTGATGATGCTAAGCAGGTTATTGTTGGAATTGAAGGAGCAGGCGTTGAAGGCGTAGTTCCATTTAAAGAACTAAGCTTGAAACCTGATCAAGAAGTATCAGATGATGTGGCTATTGGTGATGTAATTGATTTGGTAGTTATTTCACGTATTGGTTCTGACAAAGAGGGCGGTAGCTACTTATTATCACAACGTCGCCTTGAAGCACGTAAGGTTTGGGATGATATTGAAAAGAAGTTTGAAGCTGGTGAGACGATTACTGCACCTGTAACACAAGTTGTTAAAGGTGGATTGGTAGTTGATGCAGGTGTTCGTGGCTTTATTCCAGCATCAATGGTGGATGACCGTTTTGTTGAGGACTTAAACCAGTATAAGAATCAAGAACTGGAACTTAAGATTATTGAAATCGAACCAAGTGAAAACCGCTTAATTCTTTCACATAAGGAAATTGTTAAGGTAGCTCGTGAAGCTAAGAAAGCTGAAACATTAGCAAAATTAGTTGTAGGTGACGTTATTGAAGGCAAAGTTGCCCGTTTAACAAGTTTCGGTGCCTTTGTTGATTTAGGTGGTGTAGATGGATTAGTTCACGTTTCAGAAATCTCATTTGAACGTGTTAATAAACCTTCTGACGTACTCAAAGTTGGAGAGACGGTGAAGGTTAAAGTTCTTTCAGTAGATACTGAGAAAGATCGTATTTCGCTTTCAATCAAGCAAACATTACCACAGCCATGGGATAATATTACAGAAAAGGTTGCTGAAGGTGATGTACTTGAAGGTACAGTTAAACGTCTTACAAGTTTTGGTGCCTTTGTAGAAGTATTTCCAGGTGTTGAAGGTCTTGTACACATTTCTCAAATTTCACACAAACATATTGCTACACCAAATGAAGTTTTAACTTCAGGTGAGACAATTAAAGTGAAAGTTTTAAATGTTCATGCTGATGAGCACAGATTAGCACTTTCAATTAAAGCACTTGAGGAAAAGCCAAGTGTTGCTGGTGAAGAGAAGAAACAAGCAGCTTCAGAGGAAAAGGTTGAACTTCCAGACGAGAGTACAGGATTTACGCTTGGAGATCTTGTCGGAGACTTGAAAGACAAAGACCAAGATTAA
- a CDS encoding HU family DNA-binding protein: MANKAQLIETVATKTGLTKKDATTAVDAVFETIQATLAEGEKVQLIGFGNFEVRERAARKGRNPQTGKEIQIPASKVPAFKPGKALKDAVK; encoded by the coding sequence ATGGCAAACAAAGCACAATTAATCGAAACAGTTGCAACAAAAACAGGTTTAACAAAAAAAGATGCAACTACTGCTGTTGATGCAGTTTTTGAAACAATTCAAGCTACTTTAGCAGAAGGCGAAAAGGTTCAATTAATCGGATTTGGTAACTTCGAAGTGCGTGAACGTGCAGCTCGTAAAGGTCGCAATCCACAAACTGGTAAAGAAATTCAAATTCCTGCAAGCAAAGTACCTGCATTTAAGCCAGGTAAAGCTTTAAAAGATGCTGTTAAATAA
- a CDS encoding LysM peptidoglycan-binding domain-containing protein, which produces MSRKDQKEQQPWDKSFDNARDNSGNYSRTASRKSNRANSVLTTSLLVVFIAIILGTVALYFISQKTSQSSSGGSGNVGVVESTSSKKSSSKKASSTKKSSSSSVAVSSSASSTNESTEAESSSSSSKASTVTASSSSETAASSSTYSSTSSSSSSSSQYVTVVAGQGIYRVAVNNGLTVQELLELNPTLSSSSTLTPGESVRVK; this is translated from the coding sequence ATGAGTCGCAAAGACCAAAAAGAACAACAACCTTGGGATAAATCTTTTGATAATGCTCGAGATAATAGTGGTAATTATTCAAGAACGGCAAGTCGAAAGAGTAATCGAGCTAATAGTGTACTAACTACATCTTTGTTAGTTGTATTCATTGCAATTATTTTGGGAACTGTTGCACTTTATTTTATTTCGCAGAAGACTTCGCAATCTTCTTCTGGAGGTAGTGGTAATGTAGGGGTTGTTGAATCAACTTCTAGTAAAAAGAGCAGCTCAAAAAAAGCATCGTCAACCAAGAAAAGTTCATCAAGCTCAGTCGCTGTATCTTCTTCGGCTAGCTCTACTAATGAATCTACGGAGGCCGAGTCTTCAAGCAGTTCAAGTAAGGCATCAACGGTGACTGCTTCGAGTTCGAGCGAAACCGCTGCATCTTCGAGTACATATAGTTCAACATCGAGTTCTTCGTCAAGCAGTTCACAGTATGTAACAGTTGTTGCTGGTCAAGGAATCTATCGTGTTGCAGTTAATAATGGCTTGACGGTTCAAGAATTACTTGAACTAAATCCAACATTGAGTTCAAGTTCAACACTTACTCCAGGTGAGTCAGTTCGCGTCAAATAG
- a CDS encoding RecQ family ATP-dependent DNA helicase: MDDLELKQLLKQYFGYTEFKTGQAEIIKNLLSNNSTLGILPTGTGKSLCYQLTGKIIKKTVLIISPLLSLMNDQVEQLKYAGEKRVVALTSELSYSEKNFILANIAWYAFIYVSPEMLRNDKVMEELLKIEIGLVVVDEAHCISQWGPDFRPDYLRIKNFRKLLHNPLTLALTATATSEVSHDIQDNLFDNNEDIRVIRYSVDRPNIFLAVHESPSTAEKNMYLTELIAQLAGPGIIYFSSKKQANKISEMIGLKTNLRAAPYHADLSVMNRYTIQHQFMENQLDIVCATSAFGMGINKQDVRYVIHYHLPSDIESYVQEIGRAGRDGKKSLAVLLYSKSDIGLQQQLSVDSLPDEFDIEHFKDTGEQDNLSNKERILQYYFNQNMEISRIKELFLKRRKVKFEKLKILLGYIINDGCKREYLLKYFGEKSIPEHNNSCCQLKTDPLNFNEFKFEKKVSQNDSLLNYKTILESFFKTS, translated from the coding sequence TTGGATGATCTAGAGTTAAAACAATTGCTGAAGCAATACTTTGGATATACTGAATTTAAGACTGGTCAAGCCGAAATTATCAAAAACTTACTTTCAAATAATTCAACCTTGGGTATTCTACCAACGGGTACAGGCAAGTCTTTATGCTACCAGCTAACCGGTAAGATTATTAAGAAGACCGTACTAATAATATCACCGTTACTATCTTTGATGAATGATCAGGTAGAGCAGTTAAAATATGCTGGTGAAAAAAGGGTTGTTGCATTGACATCTGAGTTATCATATAGTGAAAAAAATTTTATTTTAGCCAATATTGCGTGGTACGCATTTATTTATGTATCTCCAGAAATGTTAAGAAATGATAAGGTCATGGAGGAGTTACTAAAAATTGAAATTGGCCTTGTAGTTGTGGATGAAGCACATTGTATTTCTCAATGGGGTCCAGACTTTCGTCCAGATTATTTACGAATAAAGAATTTTAGAAAGTTATTACATAATCCACTAACGCTTGCTTTAACTGCAACAGCAACAAGTGAAGTTTCCCATGATATCCAAGATAATTTGTTCGACAATAATGAAGACATACGGGTAATCCGTTATTCAGTTGATCGACCAAATATTTTTTTGGCTGTCCACGAATCACCTTCCACCGCGGAAAAAAATATGTATTTGACAGAGTTAATTGCGCAGCTCGCTGGACCAGGAATAATTTATTTTTCAAGCAAAAAACAAGCAAATAAAATTAGTGAAATGATAGGATTAAAAACGAATTTACGGGCAGCTCCATATCATGCCGATTTAAGTGTAATGAACCGTTATACAATCCAGCATCAGTTTATGGAAAATCAACTAGATATTGTCTGTGCCACCAGTGCTTTTGGAATGGGGATAAATAAACAAGATGTGCGGTATGTTATCCATTATCATCTTCCAAGTGACATAGAAAGTTATGTTCAAGAGATTGGACGAGCAGGTAGGGATGGGAAGAAGAGCCTCGCAGTTTTATTGTATTCAAAATCAGATATAGGATTGCAACAACAGCTCAGCGTGGATAGTTTACCTGATGAATTTGATATAGAACATTTTAAGGATACAGGTGAACAGGACAATTTGTCTAACAAAGAAAGAATATTGCAATATTATTTTAACCAGAATATGGAAATTAGTAGAATTAAGGAACTGTTTCTCAAAAGACGTAAAGTAAAATTTGAGAAATTAAAGATACTTTTGGGGTATATTATAAATGACGGCTGCAAAAGAGAATACCTTCTAAAATATTTTGGGGAAAAAAGCATACCTGAGCATAATAACAGCTGTTGTCAGTTAAAAACAGATCCTTTGAATTTTAACGAATTTAAATTTGAAAAAAAAGTATCTCAAAATGATTCACTACTTAATTATAAAACAATTCTTGAATCTTTCTTTAAAACTTCATGA
- the scpB gene encoding SMC-Scp complex subunit ScpB, which yields MQSTIQAEIEALLFVAGNEGISLAQLSQLTGLMKPAVIEQIGVLNKKYVADEDCCLEIIVTNEFYRLATKSKFAELLKNYFEAPNMSALSRAALETLAIIAYQQPVTRVRIDEIRGVKSHGSIQKLLAFELIEEAGRLEAPGRPILYKTTENFLNYFGLHSLDELPSLPEISEEGVLNDGEQNLLDLFNETLEDGE from the coding sequence ATGCAATCGACAATTCAAGCAGAGATTGAAGCTCTTCTTTTTGTTGCGGGAAATGAGGGAATTTCTTTAGCACAACTTTCACAATTAACTGGATTAATGAAACCAGCTGTAATAGAGCAAATCGGGGTATTAAATAAAAAATATGTAGCTGATGAAGATTGTTGTCTGGAAATAATTGTAACTAATGAATTTTATCGGTTGGCGACCAAGAGCAAATTTGCAGAACTCTTAAAAAATTATTTTGAGGCTCCTAATATGTCTGCTCTTTCTCGTGCAGCATTAGAGACACTTGCAATTATTGCATATCAGCAACCTGTTACGCGTGTTCGAATTGATGAGATTCGGGGAGTTAAATCCCACGGATCAATCCAAAAATTATTAGCATTTGAATTAATTGAAGAAGCCGGGAGGCTTGAAGCACCAGGGCGGCCCATTTTATATAAAACAACGGAGAACTTTTTAAATTACTTTGGATTGCATTCATTGGATGAATTACCATCTTTACCAGAAATATCTGAGGAAGGTGTTCTGAATGATGGAGAACAGAATCTACTAGACTTATTCAATGAAACACTTGAAGACGGTGAATGA
- a CDS encoding tetratricopeptide repeat protein has protein sequence MNRSKDVIDLIEKGNIEKASQVFELVLKNSDPDDIYSLAENLYMLGFSDFAAKAYKSLLAKFPDEDILRAQLADLAVSDGHDDEALEYLSTIRPDSDAYVNSLLVAADLYQTQGLLEVSEHKLLEALKIAPDEEAVIFGLAEFYFNTKKYGKAIELYLTLVKMGFTQLAGVSMVQRLGQSYAEVGKFEQALGYFEQLDDEQMSPDTRFQIAFTQLQVKNYEDAIDNFKKLKKDNKDYTTLYPFLATAYEQMGLLQDALQALQEGLRVDQYNIKLYEKASSVSLKLQQPQEAQMYLEKALELEPDSLTLVIELSNLLVSRQKYQETIDFLSSFVQNDEIDPQIYWNLGKSYSALDNDEQALKYYQAASRVYDDNPIFIREFAILNRRVGNLEEARENVALYLELIPDDLEMQDFEDELLEDF, from the coding sequence ATGAATCGTTCTAAAGATGTAATTGATTTGATTGAAAAGGGAAACATCGAAAAGGCTTCACAGGTTTTTGAACTAGTTTTGAAGAATTCAGATCCAGATGATATTTATAGTTTAGCAGAAAATTTATATATGCTTGGTTTTTCCGATTTTGCGGCAAAGGCATATAAGTCATTACTAGCAAAATTTCCTGATGAGGATATTTTACGTGCGCAATTAGCGGATTTGGCCGTTAGTGATGGACATGACGATGAGGCACTTGAGTATCTATCTACAATTAGGCCTGATTCTGATGCGTATGTGAATTCACTTTTAGTTGCTGCTGACTTATATCAGACGCAAGGGCTTTTAGAAGTAAGTGAGCATAAGCTACTTGAGGCACTGAAAATTGCACCAGATGAAGAAGCGGTTATTTTTGGTTTGGCTGAATTTTACTTTAATACTAAGAAGTATGGAAAAGCAATTGAATTATATTTGACGTTAGTAAAGATGGGTTTTACTCAATTAGCGGGTGTTTCAATGGTACAACGCCTTGGGCAATCATATGCAGAAGTAGGGAAATTTGAGCAAGCACTAGGCTATTTCGAGCAGCTTGATGATGAGCAAATGAGTCCCGATACACGTTTTCAGATTGCTTTTACACAACTTCAAGTTAAGAACTATGAAGATGCGATTGACAATTTTAAGAAACTAAAAAAAGATAACAAAGACTACACAACACTTTATCCATTTCTAGCAACTGCCTACGAACAAATGGGACTTTTGCAAGATGCCCTTCAGGCGCTGCAGGAAGGACTGAGAGTAGATCAATATAATATCAAATTATACGAAAAAGCTAGTTCAGTTTCTTTAAAGTTGCAACAGCCACAAGAAGCACAAATGTACTTAGAAAAAGCTCTTGAGTTAGAACCAGATAGTTTGACATTAGTAATTGAACTCAGTAATTTATTAGTTAGTCGGCAAAAATATCAGGAAACAATTGATTTCTTGAGTTCCTTTGTTCAAAATGATGAGATTGATCCACAAATCTATTGGAACTTGGGTAAGTCATACAGTGCTCTTGATAATGATGAACAAGCTCTTAAGTACTATCAAGCAGCTAGCCGTGTATATGATGACAATCCAATATTTATTAGAGAATTTGCTATTTTGAATAGACGTGTTGGTAATCTTGAAGAGGCTCGTGAAAATGTTGCTCTTTATCTTGAACTTATACCTGATGATTTGGAAATGCAGGATTTCGAAGACGAATTACTTGAAGATTTTTAG